Proteins encoded by one window of Rouxiella chamberiensis:
- the dnaB gene encoding replicative DNA helicase, which produces MAGNNKPTNKTHEPRDRQMEGLKLPPHSIEAEQSVLGGLMLDNERWDNVAERVVSNDFFSRPHRLIFTEMQRLLEMSKPIDLITLSESLEQKGDLDSVGGFAYLAELSKNTPSAANIGAYADIVRERAVVREMISVANEIADAGYDPQGRSSEDLLDLAESRVFQIAESRANKDEGPKSVDRILESTVARIEELFQRPHDGVTGVSTGYSDLDKKTAGLQKSDLIIVAARPSMGKTTFAMNLCENAAMMQEKPVLIFSLEMPGDQLMMRMLASLSRVDQTRIRTGQLDDEDWARISSTMGILLEKRNMYIDDSSGLTPTEVRSRARRIFREHGGLSMIMIDYLQLMRVPSLSDNRTLEIAEISRSLKALAKELQVPVVALSQLNRSLEQRADKRPVNSDLRESGSIEQDADLIMFIYRDEVYHDNSEEKGIAQIILGKQRNGPIGTVRLTFNGQWSRFDNYGGPQYDED; this is translated from the coding sequence ATGGCCGGAAACAATAAACCAACCAATAAAACGCACGAACCCCGCGATCGTCAGATGGAAGGGCTCAAGCTCCCGCCACACTCCATAGAGGCTGAGCAGTCCGTGCTGGGTGGATTAATGCTGGATAACGAACGCTGGGACAACGTCGCCGAGCGCGTGGTGAGCAATGACTTCTTCAGCCGTCCGCATCGTCTGATTTTCACCGAGATGCAGCGTTTGCTGGAAATGAGCAAGCCTATCGACCTGATTACCCTTTCCGAATCGCTGGAACAAAAGGGCGATCTGGATTCCGTCGGCGGCTTTGCCTATCTGGCCGAACTGTCCAAAAATACCCCGAGCGCCGCCAATATCGGGGCCTACGCCGACATCGTGCGCGAGCGCGCCGTGGTACGCGAGATGATCTCTGTCGCCAATGAAATCGCCGATGCCGGATACGATCCGCAGGGCCGCAGCAGTGAAGACCTGCTCGATTTGGCCGAATCGCGGGTATTCCAGATTGCCGAAAGCCGCGCCAACAAGGATGAAGGGCCGAAAAGTGTAGACCGCATTCTTGAGAGCACCGTAGCGCGCATCGAAGAGTTGTTCCAGCGTCCGCACGACGGCGTAACGGGCGTGTCGACCGGCTACAGCGATCTCGACAAAAAAACCGCCGGACTCCAGAAATCCGACCTGATTATCGTCGCCGCCCGTCCATCGATGGGTAAAACGACCTTCGCCATGAACCTGTGCGAAAACGCCGCGATGATGCAGGAAAAACCGGTGCTTATCTTTAGCCTCGAAATGCCCGGCGACCAGCTGATGATGCGTATGCTGGCTTCACTGTCGCGCGTTGACCAGACACGAATTCGTACCGGTCAACTGGACGACGAGGACTGGGCGCGCATCTCCAGCACGATGGGGATCCTGCTCGAAAAACGCAATATGTATATCGATGACTCCTCGGGCCTGACGCCCACGGAAGTGCGTTCGCGCGCACGCCGTATTTTCCGTGAGCACGGCGGTCTGAGCATGATAATGATCGACTATTTGCAATTGATGCGCGTACCTTCGCTGTCTGATAACCGTACCCTTGAAATCGCCGAGATTTCCCGCTCGCTCAAGGCGCTGGCGAAAGAGTTGCAGGTGCCGGTCGTGGCCCTTTCGCAGCTAAACCGAAGCCTTGAGCAGCGCGCCGATAAACGCCCGGTCAACTCCGACTTGCGTGAGTCCGGCTCCATCGAGCAGGATGCCGACTTGATTATGTTTATCTATCGTGACGAGGTTTATCACGACAATAGCGAAGAAAAGGGCATCGCGCAGATCATTCTCGGCAAACAGCGTAACGGCCCTATCGGTACAGTGCGCCTGACCTTTAACGGACAATGGTCGCGGTTTGATAACTATGGCGGCCCGCAATATGACGAAGATTAA
- a CDS encoding CsbD family protein has product MNKDQADGNWKQFKGKVKEKWGKLTDDDLTVVEGKRDQLVGKIQERYGYQKDEAEKELKSWETDNKYHW; this is encoded by the coding sequence ATGAATAAGGATCAAGCAGACGGTAATTGGAAACAGTTTAAAGGTAAAGTTAAAGAAAAATGGGGCAAGTTGACCGACGACGATCTGACAGTCGTTGAAGGGAAACGTGACCAGCTCGTCGGTAAAATCCAGGAACGTTATGGATACCAGAAAGACGAAGCCGAAAAAGAACTCAAGTCTTGGGAAACCGACAACAAGTATCATTGGTAG
- a CDS encoding GFA family protein — translation MENQHHASCHCGAVKFTVKLTDGFTTARRCDCSYCRMRGAVVVSANLDDITILQGEDKLTEYQFHTKTARHFFCSVCGIYTHHQRRSNPSQYGVNVACIENLSPFDFPDVPVMIGTQHPSDSNTQSEIAGHLLFVPGDK, via the coding sequence ATGGAAAACCAACATCATGCCAGTTGTCACTGTGGCGCGGTAAAATTTACCGTAAAACTCACCGACGGCTTTACGACGGCCAGACGCTGCGATTGTTCTTATTGCAGAATGCGCGGAGCCGTCGTGGTTTCCGCCAATCTTGACGACATCACTATTTTGCAGGGTGAAGACAAACTCACCGAATACCAGTTTCATACCAAAACGGCCAGACACTTTTTCTGCTCGGTCTGCGGCATTTATACCCATCATCAACGCCGTTCCAATCCTTCTCAATACGGGGTGAATGTTGCTTGCATTGAAAACCTTTCGCCGTTCGACTTCCCTGATGTTCCCGTCATGATAGGCACCCAGCATCCGAGCGACAGCAATACCCAGTCGGAAATTGCAGGGCATTTGCTCTTTGTACCTGGCGATAAATAG
- the pspG gene encoding envelope stress response protein PspG — protein MAEVLFVLGFFFMLLMTGISLIGMIAAMVVGFALMMVGGLFTVVIKMLPWLLLAVAVVWIYRAYKQPGKPRYKRRRLP, from the coding sequence ATGGCCGAAGTTTTATTTGTTTTAGGTTTTTTCTTTATGCTGCTGATGACCGGCATTTCATTGATTGGAATGATTGCGGCAATGGTTGTGGGATTCGCATTGATGATGGTGGGGGGACTGTTTACGGTTGTTATAAAAATGTTGCCGTGGCTGCTGCTGGCCGTCGCCGTCGTGTGGATCTATCGCGCCTACAAACAGCCCGGGAAGCCGCGCTATAAACGCAGACGTCTGCCGTAA
- a CDS encoding quinone oxidoreductase, translating to MAKRIQFSATGAPEVLEYVDFDPKDPAADEVQVENRAIGINYIDTYVRSGLYAPASLPSGLGTEASGVVKQVGANVRHIKVGDRVVYAQSSLGAYSEVHNVPAYRVAVLPEGVSFEQAAASFLKGLTVEYLFRQTYKVKAGETILFQAAAGGVGLIACQWAKALGVKLIGTVGSEEKAKLAKEAGAWATINYQTEDVAARVAELTQGEKVSVVYDSVGQSTWLASLDSLKRHGLLVSFGNASGPVTGVNLGILNQKGSLFVTRPSLNNYVTNQEEPTHASQELFSLIASGAIKVDVKESQKFPLSEARRAHETLESRATSGSSLLIPGK from the coding sequence ATGGCTAAGCGAATTCAATTCAGCGCTACCGGCGCGCCCGAAGTTTTGGAGTATGTTGATTTTGACCCTAAAGATCCTGCAGCTGACGAAGTGCAGGTCGAGAACCGCGCGATTGGTATCAACTACATTGATACCTACGTGCGCAGCGGATTGTATGCACCGGCCTCCCTGCCTTCTGGGCTTGGAACCGAGGCTTCGGGCGTCGTCAAGCAGGTCGGCGCTAACGTACGCCACATCAAGGTCGGCGATCGCGTGGTCTATGCGCAGTCTTCGCTCGGAGCCTATAGCGAAGTGCATAATGTGCCGGCTTACAGAGTGGCCGTGCTGCCCGAAGGCGTCAGTTTCGAACAGGCCGCGGCCTCTTTTCTGAAAGGGTTGACCGTAGAATATCTGTTCCGCCAAACCTACAAGGTTAAAGCCGGGGAAACGATTCTGTTCCAGGCCGCGGCGGGCGGTGTAGGCCTTATCGCCTGTCAGTGGGCAAAAGCGCTGGGCGTAAAATTGATAGGTACCGTGGGTTCCGAAGAAAAAGCCAAACTTGCGAAAGAAGCCGGTGCCTGGGCAACAATCAATTATCAGACGGAAGACGTCGCCGCGCGCGTGGCGGAATTGACTCAGGGCGAAAAAGTTTCTGTCGTTTATGACTCGGTGGGGCAAAGTACCTGGCTTGCCTCACTCGACAGCCTGAAACGTCACGGTTTGCTGGTCAGTTTCGGTAATGCGTCCGGGCCGGTCACCGGCGTGAATCTCGGGATTCTGAACCAGAAAGGGTCGCTGTTTGTCACCCGCCCTTCCCTTAATAATTACGTCACCAATCAGGAAGAACCGACTCACGCCAGTCAGGAACTCTTTTCGCTGATTGCCAGTGGCGCTATCAAGGTGGATGTAAAAGAGTCGCAGAAGTTCCCGCTCTCCGAGGCGCGTAGAGCGCACGAGACACTGGAAAGCCGCGCCACATCTGGCTCCAGCTTGTTGATTCCAGGAAAGTAA
- the dinF gene encoding MATE family efflux transporter DinF has product MSALAALGKTFFSPTDKALWLLALPMIFSNITVPLLGLVDTAVIGHLDSPDYLGGVAIGAMVTSFLFMLLLFLRMSTTGLTAQALGARDNVLLARAFVQPFLLALIAGALIFLLRQPLITLALQIVGGSQAVLQQAQIFLSIRWYSAPASLANMVILGWLLGIQYVRAPVIMLIVGNLINVVLDLWLVVGLGWNVKGAAIATVCSEFATLALGLWLVSIVMKRYGIDWPLLKRSWQGNLRKLIALNRDIMLRSLMVQLCFASLTIIGARLGSQTIAVNAVLMNLLTFTTFALDGFAYAVEAHSGQAFGAKDKVRLLQFWHAACRQAGLVALAFALVYAVAGEHIVNLLTSLPELRELADRYLGWQVVLPLAGVWCYLLDGMFIGATRGREMRNSMAIAAGGYALALLSLPVLGNHALWLAVTVFLAVRGLALGWIWRRHWQHDTWF; this is encoded by the coding sequence ATGTCTGCACTCGCTGCCCTTGGAAAAACCTTCTTTAGCCCGACCGACAAAGCACTGTGGTTGCTGGCTCTGCCAATGATCTTCTCCAACATTACCGTGCCGTTGCTGGGTCTGGTCGACACTGCCGTTATTGGCCATCTCGACAGCCCCGACTATCTCGGCGGTGTCGCCATTGGCGCGATGGTCACCAGTTTTCTGTTTATGCTGCTGCTGTTTCTGCGCATGAGCACGACCGGACTCACCGCGCAGGCGCTTGGCGCACGAGACAACGTTCTGCTGGCCCGCGCCTTCGTACAGCCTTTCCTGCTGGCGCTGATAGCCGGTGCGCTTATCTTCTTGTTGCGTCAGCCGCTGATTACTCTGGCCTTGCAGATTGTGGGCGGCAGTCAGGCCGTGTTGCAGCAGGCACAGATTTTTCTCTCGATTCGCTGGTACAGCGCACCGGCTTCATTGGCCAACATGGTGATACTCGGCTGGCTGCTCGGCATTCAATATGTGCGCGCACCGGTTATCATGCTTATCGTCGGGAATCTGATTAACGTAGTCCTTGATCTTTGGCTGGTGGTCGGACTCGGCTGGAATGTCAAAGGGGCGGCGATTGCGACCGTCTGTTCCGAATTCGCCACGCTTGCGCTCGGCCTCTGGCTGGTCTCGATTGTCATGAAAAGGTACGGCATAGACTGGCCGCTTCTGAAGCGGTCCTGGCAGGGCAATCTGCGCAAACTGATCGCGCTTAACCGCGACATCATGCTGCGTTCCTTGATGGTTCAGCTGTGTTTTGCGTCGTTGACCATTATCGGAGCACGACTGGGCAGCCAGACTATCGCGGTCAATGCGGTTCTGATGAATCTGCTGACCTTCACCACCTTTGCGCTGGACGGCTTTGCCTATGCCGTCGAGGCGCATTCCGGGCAGGCCTTTGGCGCGAAGGATAAAGTTCGACTGCTTCAATTCTGGCACGCGGCCTGTCGGCAGGCCGGTCTCGTCGCGCTGGCGTTCGCCCTGGTGTATGCCGTGGCCGGAGAGCACATCGTCAACCTTCTGACGTCTTTGCCGGAACTGCGTGAACTGGCTGACCGCTATCTCGGATGGCAGGTCGTGTTACCGCTGGCGGGTGTCTGGTGTTATCTGCTGGACGGCATGTTCATCGGCGCGACGCGGGGCAGGGAGATGCGCAACAGTATGGCGATTGCGGCCGGCGGCTATGCGCTGGCGCTGCTGTCATTACCTGTACTCGGCAATCACGCGCTCTGGTTGGCGGTGACGGTGTTTCTGGCCGTACGGGGTCTGGCGCTGGGTTGGATATGGCGTCGACACTGGCAACACGACACCTGGTTTTAA
- a CDS encoding Lrp/AsnC family transcriptional regulator: protein MYSIDDYDLKILTLLQANGRLTNQELSEIVGLSASQCSRRRISLEQQQMILGYHARLAPEALGLGMIGLIEIRLINHLPENVSDFHKMLEQVDAVIDAYKTTGDADYLLKVAVADLAGLSTLISHILSVHKSVAHIKTSVVLNRIKENGLLTSSVE, encoded by the coding sequence ATGTATAGCATTGATGATTATGATCTTAAAATTCTGACCTTACTGCAGGCAAACGGGCGTTTAACCAATCAGGAACTCAGTGAAATAGTGGGTCTTTCTGCCTCACAGTGTTCGCGCAGAAGAATCAGCCTCGAGCAGCAACAAATGATCCTGGGTTACCATGCCCGTTTAGCACCCGAAGCGCTGGGGTTGGGCATGATTGGATTAATAGAAATCAGACTAATCAACCATTTACCGGAAAACGTCAGCGATTTTCATAAGATGCTGGAGCAGGTCGATGCTGTCATCGATGCGTATAAAACCACGGGCGATGCCGATTATCTGTTGAAAGTCGCCGTGGCCGACCTTGCCGGACTCAGCACGCTAATCAGCCATATTCTTTCGGTACATAAAAGCGTTGCCCATATTAAAACCTCGGTAGTCTTAAACCGCATCAAGGAAAACGGATTACTGACATCTTCCGTCGAATAG